The following are from one region of the Aequoribacter fuscus genome:
- the tatC gene encoding twin-arginine translocase subunit TatC translates to MSESTDQAQPLVAHLTELRDRLLKALLSVLVVFLCLFPFANEIYTFVSEPLRAILPAGSSMIATEVASPFLTPFKLTLFAALFISIPYVLFQVWSFIAPGMYRQEKRLAIPLLVSSVLLFYAGAAFAYFVVFPLVFAFFTSVGPTDVTIMTDINRYLDFVLKLFFAFGLAFEIPIVAVLLIWAGISTTESLKQKRPFIIVFCFVFGMLLTPPDVISQALLAIPMWLLFEVGVFFGRFIERRPDADSAAATDE, encoded by the coding sequence ATGAGTGAATCGACCGATCAAGCCCAACCATTAGTCGCGCACCTCACCGAACTGAGGGATCGCTTACTCAAAGCCCTATTGAGTGTGCTGGTTGTATTTCTGTGTTTGTTCCCCTTCGCCAATGAAATTTACACCTTCGTCTCTGAGCCATTGCGGGCCATTTTGCCTGCGGGCTCAAGTATGATCGCAACCGAGGTAGCGTCGCCCTTTTTAACACCTTTTAAACTGACGCTATTTGCGGCTCTGTTCATTTCCATACCCTACGTGCTGTTTCAGGTTTGGAGCTTCATAGCCCCGGGCATGTATCGACAAGAGAAGCGTCTAGCCATACCGCTGTTAGTATCTAGTGTACTGTTATTTTACGCCGGCGCTGCTTTTGCGTACTTCGTCGTCTTCCCCTTGGTGTTTGCGTTTTTTACGAGCGTGGGACCCACCGACGTCACGATCATGACCGACATTAATCGTTATCTTGATTTTGTCTTAAAGCTATTTTTCGCATTTGGGCTGGCTTTTGAAATACCCATTGTCGCGGTACTTCTGATTTGGGCGGGCATTAGCACGACCGAGTCTCTCAAACAAAAGCGCCCCTTCATCATCGTATTTTGTTTCGTGTTTGGCATGCTGCTCACACCCCCAGACGTGATTTCACAAGCGCTGCTGGCGATTCCCATGTGGTTGCTGTTTGAGGTCGGCGTATTTTTCGGTCGGTTTATCGAGCGTCGCCCGGACGCCGACAGCGCCGCCGCCACTGATGAGTAA
- the tatB gene encoding Sec-independent protein translocase protein TatB: MFDIGFAELLLIAVVALLVIGPERLPGAIKTASVWLGRLKRSYNDIKREVELELHNNEVMENLKRAQSEIEDTINVDLNASAPGDTKPAQPSVDPKQTAQRNTQADS; this comes from the coding sequence GTGTTCGACATAGGGTTTGCAGAGTTACTGCTCATTGCTGTCGTAGCCTTGCTTGTCATTGGCCCCGAACGGCTGCCCGGCGCCATAAAAACAGCGTCGGTATGGCTCGGGCGCCTGAAACGCAGCTACAACGACATCAAGCGCGAGGTTGAACTCGAGCTTCACAACAACGAGGTCATGGAAAACCTAAAGCGCGCGCAATCAGAAATAGAAGATACGATCAACGTCGATCTCAACGCCAGCGCGCCCGGCGACACAAAGCCTGCACAACCGTCCGTCGATCCAAAGCAGACTGCGCAACGCAACACCCAGGCCGACTCCTAG
- the tatA gene encoding twin-arginine translocase TatA/TatE family subunit, which yields MGLGGISVPQLLIILAIVIMLFGTKRLRTLGSDLGAAVKGFRKSVSADEEANIQNKEAQDDPNKPSNTDTK from the coding sequence ATGGGCCTAGGTGGAATTAGTGTACCGCAGCTACTGATCATTTTAGCCATTGTCATCATGCTGTTTGGAACGAAACGGTTGCGCACACTCGGCAGTGATTTGGGCGCGGCTGTTAAGGGCTTTCGCAAAAGTGTGAGCGCCGACGAAGAGGCAAACATTCAAAATAAAGAAGCCCAAGACGATCCAAATAAGCCTTCGAACACTGACACAAAGTAA